In Methanomassiliicoccales archaeon, the genomic stretch GTGCTACCTGAAATAATAATCACAAGAACAACCACAAGAGGCACAACAAAGTTCTGCTGAGATAGGATTGCCATTATTGTATTAGGAGAAACTCCCGGTAACTCTCTGTTTTTGAAAATCGTCGTCTCGTTCTTTAACGTGGGATTAAGAATCGTCTGTGAGTTTACGGGAGTCTCATTTCCGATTAAATGCTGTGCTATTGCGTAATTCATCTGTTGTATGAGCGCATCTACTACGCTTGACGGAATGCTGTCGAGAACCCCACTCCCTCTCATGATCCAAATGATCTGGATTTCGCTGGATTTGTTATCGAGTATCTTCTCTGAAAAATCCTCCGGGAATACAATGAGGGCAGTGCCACCGTCTTCTTCAACGATACGCTTGCCCTCTTCAATATCAGAACCATTATACGCCACTTCAGATAACCCACCAAGAGTCGAAGTCGCAATTCGCGAAATTGTACTGTCATCGAAATCGATTATTCCAATCACGGGAGGTTTTGTAACCTCTTCGCCAACGCTCCCGATCATATTCCCCATCGAGGCAAATATAATCGCCATAATTGCTATCGGAATGATGGCGGAAGGCGTCAACAGTTCCCTGAGCTCCTTCTTCGTTATATTGAGGAACCCTCTCATGAAACCACCTTGACAAAGACTTCTTCAATGTTAGCGGCACCGTACTTTTCCTTCAACTCTTTAGGCGATCCGGTTTCAACAATATGACCATCGTTAATTAGCGCAATTCGGTCGCAGAGGAATTCCACCTCAAGCATGTTATGTGATGATAGCAAGACGGACATTCCATGGGAAGAGGCTCTTCTGATGATATCCCTAATTTCCTTTGCATTAATGACATCTAGGCCTGAAGTCGGCTCGTCGAGGATTGCTATTTTCGGCTCGACCATTAGGGCTCGGCCGACCAAAAGGCGCCGGCTCATACCTTTGCTGTATGTTTCAATCTTGTCATCGATTCTTTCACCCAAATTTGCTATTTCAATGCCTCTATTGACCATTGCTTTGTATCGCTCGCTTTTGGAAGGATCGAAGAACGCGGCCATGAATTCCAAATACGAGCGGCCTGTAAGGTTTTTGTAGGCACCAGCATCCTCTGGAAGGTATGAGATCATTTTTCTTATCTCGGCCTGCTCCTTTTGAAGATCCTTGTCAAACATCCTTACATGACCGGATGAAATTTGAAGCAGTGTAGCTAAGATTCGCAGGGTTGTGGTCTTGCCCGCGCCATTGGGACCAATAAGCCCAAAGATCTCTCCTTGCTTGACCGTGAATGAAATGCCTTTAACCGCAACAAATTTGCCGTAAGCCTTAACGAGATTCGTGACTTCAATTGCATTCAAGACTATTTTCCCCCAGAATTTGATGCAAAGTCGCCAAACAGCAGTTCTTGAATCCGTCAAATTATATTTATTTATTCTCTACTTGAGCTCGAATCAAGAATCGTTAGCTTCACTACCATTCTTGCATCTTGAAATTTATTGACCTCAGCGTCAGCGAGCATTTCTTATGTCGAATCTAATTTCTATACTAGTTGCTAAGAGAATTCTTAATTTAGATCTTCTTAAAATAGAACACGTTGAGCATGACTTCAAAGGAGTATCGCTTTGGTTGTAGTGGATGGAGCTATAAGGATTGGATCGGTAAATTTTATCGTAAAGACTGTGAGCCAAGTAAAATGCTAGAAGAATATGCAAAGATCTTCAATACTGTCGAAATCAACATGTCCTTTTACAGATTGCCATTTGAGGGCTTGATTAAGAGCTGGCGCATGAGAGTACCTGAAGGTTTTCTTTTCTGTCCGAAAATGAGCCGAAAAATTACACACATAAAGCGGCTAAATGATGTTGGTGCGGAACTGGTACTGTTTCTTACGCGGATGAGAATTTTGGGTGAAAAGCTCGGCCCAATACTGATTCAGTTGCCACCAGGGATAAAGAAGGATCTTGTCCAACTCGAGAATTTTTTATCAATGTTGCCCAGGGATCTTAAATTTACTATCGAATTCAGGAACAAGAACTGGACCACGAGTGAAGTGCTGTCATTGCTTGCAACGTATGGCGTGGCCATCTGTTTCGTGGATTCTCCGAAAATGATTTTCATGACCGAACCGACCGCTGATTTTGCCTACATCAGGTGGCATGGGCGCAAATCGTGGTACAGATATGAATATAAGAGCGAAGAAATTAGAGAATGGGTCAAATTCATTCAGTCACTTAATGTTGATTGCGTATACGGTTTCTGGAA encodes the following:
- a CDS encoding ABC transporter ATP-binding protein is translated as MNAIEVTNLVKAYGKFVAVKGISFTVKQGEIFGLIGPNGAGKTTTLRILATLLQISSGHVRMFDKDLQKEQAEIRKMISYLPEDAGAYKNLTGRSYLEFMAAFFDPSKSERYKAMVNRGIEIANLGERIDDKIETYSKGMSRRLLVGRALMVEPKIAILDEPTSGLDVINAKEIRDIIRRASSHGMSVLLSSHNMLEVEFLCDRIALINDGHIVETGSPKELKEKYGAANIEEVFVKVVS
- a CDS encoding DUF72 domain-containing protein, with protein sequence MTSKEYRFGCSGWSYKDWIGKFYRKDCEPSKMLEEYAKIFNTVEINMSFYRLPFEGLIKSWRMRVPEGFLFCPKMSRKITHIKRLNDVGAELVLFLTRMRILGEKLGPILIQLPPGIKKDLVQLENFLSMLPRDLKFTIEFRNKNWTTSEVLSLLATYGVAICFVDSPKMIFMTEPTADFAYIRWHGRKSWYRYEYKSEEIREWVKFIQSLNVDCVYGFWNNDFNANAPRNCLELISMLGNKSK